In Sphingomonas sp. G-3-2-10, a single window of DNA contains:
- a CDS encoding DUF2971 domain-containing protein, whose translation MNVKENTPEEINKHLNEIAQPHVVRCAKSFDESGSRFVHYSTAQGALGIIENNCLWLRNVTVQNDLSEVLHGAQCLRRYWEDQKRRARFEEVLCSIDPEAANIVFKAMDGDLFELIHETYITCLSEHAGKGYENEDGYGRLSMWRAYNGGTTGVALVFDPSPFLSGSDAHPMIRFAPVHYADEAAFAALLDEVIEAIAANAPLIKEVEAERPDENIVADMMFNLLRIALVTTKHPGFHEEREWRIIYHPRSVPADAVNHITSQNVELGGVPQTIYKIPLLNYPDQGLTGATLPEAIHKVIIGPTSTPYVIWRRLWDALEAAGVNLDNGKLWRSEIPLRV comes from the coding sequence ATGAACGTCAAAGAGAACACGCCGGAAGAGATCAACAAGCATCTGAACGAGATTGCTCAGCCTCACGTCGTACGTTGTGCAAAGAGCTTTGATGAATCCGGTTCTAGGTTCGTCCACTATTCAACTGCTCAGGGCGCTCTCGGTATCATCGAGAACAACTGCCTTTGGCTTCGCAACGTCACTGTGCAGAACGATCTCTCAGAGGTCTTACATGGCGCTCAATGCCTTCGGCGGTATTGGGAAGACCAGAAGCGCCGCGCTCGTTTTGAGGAAGTCCTTTGCAGCATCGATCCAGAGGCCGCGAACATCGTCTTTAAGGCAATGGACGGCGATCTATTCGAACTGATCCACGAAACCTACATCACCTGCCTTTCTGAACATGCGGGCAAAGGGTACGAGAACGAAGACGGCTATGGTCGGCTTTCCATGTGGAGGGCTTATAACGGCGGGACGACTGGCGTGGCTCTGGTCTTCGATCCCTCGCCATTCCTGTCTGGCAGTGATGCCCATCCGATGATCCGCTTTGCCCCCGTCCACTATGCGGACGAGGCTGCTTTTGCTGCTCTGCTCGATGAAGTGATTGAGGCGATTGCGGCCAATGCTCCGCTTATCAAAGAGGTGGAGGCCGAACGGCCTGACGAGAACATCGTGGCCGACATGATGTTCAACCTGCTGAGGATCGCCTTGGTAACGACGAAGCACCCCGGTTTCCACGAGGAACGGGAGTGGCGGATCATCTACCATCCTCGTTCCGTCCCAGCCGATGCGGTGAATCACATTACATCTCAGAACGTCGAACTCGGCGGCGTTCCCCAGACAATCTACAAGATACCGCTGCTCAATTATCCCGATCAGGGGCTGACCGGCGCGACTTTGCCCGAGGCAATTCATAAGGTGATTATCGGGCCGACCAGCACGCCCTATGTGATCTGGAGAAGGCTTTGGGATGCTCTTGAAGCTGCGGGCGTCAATCTCGACAACGGGAAGCTCTGGCGGTCGGAAATTCCGCTCAGGGTTTGA